From a single Rutidosis leptorrhynchoides isolate AG116_Rl617_1_P2 chromosome 5, CSIRO_AGI_Rlap_v1, whole genome shotgun sequence genomic region:
- the LOC139847441 gene encoding uncharacterized protein encodes MAAFLPLSNQYSLGTPIPRKSSQFPTKNLAFKQPQIQHFSKPNLGFSQSISNSYLGQNWHLFKSSLFTAKDTAVETSEEEAEAQYNDLEESESDEEQESILTVKSLLQLYKVAILNKDDTTSSDIEATLCHLETEKNKLSEKVASLTANSSSGKERYIRLQADFDNFRKRSEKERLNVRSNAQGEVVESLLPMVDNFERAKQQLKIETEQEKKIDASYQGIYKQFVEIMRNLRVAAVPTVGKPFDPAVHEAIAREESKEFNEGIVLEEFRRGFILGERLLRPAMVKVSAGPGPAKFDGPHPEESTTDTNEESET; translated from the exons ATGGCGGCTTTTCTTCCTCTATCCAATCAATACTCTCTTGGCACTCCTATTCCTCGCAAATCCTCCCAATTTCCAACCAAAAATCTTGCTTTTAAACAACCACAAATTCAACATTTTTCTAAACCAAATTTAGGGTTTTCTCAATCTATATCCAATTCTTATCTCGGTCAAAATTGGCATCTTTTTAAATCTTCTTTGTTTACAGCCAAAGACACTGCTGTTGAG ACAAGTGAAGAAGAGGCCGAGGCTCAGTATAACGATCTTGAAGAATCTGAAAGCGATGAAGAACAAGAGAGCATATTGACCGTTAAGTCCCTGCTTCAACTTTACAAAGTAGCTATTCTCAATAAAGACGACACAACATCATCTGATATCGAGGCGACATTATGTCATCTAGAAACCGAGAAAAACAAATTATCGGAGAAGGTTGCATCATTAACTGCCAATTCAAGTTCGGGGAAAGAAAGATATATCCGGTTGCAAGCGGATTTCGATAATTTTAGAAAAAGGTCGGAAAAAGAAAGACTTAATGTACGAAGTAATGCTCAAGGTGAAGTTGTTGAGAGTCTTTTGCCTATGGTTGATAATTTCGAGAGAGCAAAACAACAGTTGAAAATTGAAACCGAGCAGGAAAAAAAGATCGATGCGAGTTATCAGGGGATTTATAAACAGTTTGTTGAAATTATGAGGAATTTACGTGTGGCTGCTGTACCAACAGTTGGAAAACCGTTCGATCCTGCA GTTCACGAAGCAATTGCGCGAGAAGAGTCAAAGGAGTTTAATGAAGGAATAGTGTTAGAGGAGTTTAGAAGAGGGTTTATTCTTGGAGAACGATTACTTAGACCGGCAATGGTTAAAGTTTCGGCTGGACCTGGTCCAGCCAAATTTGATGGACCGCACCCTGAGGAATCTACTACCGACACAAATGAGGAATCAGAGACTTAG